The Pirellulales bacterium genome has a segment encoding these proteins:
- a CDS encoding SDR family oxidoreductase produces MSPASPPQIMFVTGAASGIGRCLAGRLLAAGHALVLTGQDLPTLEAIAAADRWPANRAHLRELDVRDVERWRALIDETLARFGRLDVLWNVAGVIQPGYVHESNPEAVSLHIDVNAKGAMFGSQIAASRMVQQGYGHIVNIASLAALAPVPGIALYTASKFALRGFSLALAEELRPHGVAVTTVCPDAVQTPMLDLQIDYREAALTFSGSRQLTVDEVCDVLTGRVLSQRPLEVTLPRYRGWMAKLTSLWPGIARRVGSRLDRQGLARQAKYKAHRDS; encoded by the coding sequence ATGTCGCCCGCGTCGCCTCCTCAAATCATGTTTGTGACCGGCGCGGCCAGCGGCATCGGCCGCTGCCTGGCAGGGCGGTTGCTGGCGGCCGGTCATGCGCTGGTGCTGACGGGCCAAGACTTGCCGACTTTGGAGGCCATTGCCGCTGCGGACCGCTGGCCAGCGAATCGTGCGCACCTGCGCGAGTTGGATGTTCGCGACGTGGAACGCTGGCGCGCGTTGATCGACGAGACGCTGGCTCGGTTCGGGAGGCTGGATGTGCTCTGGAACGTCGCGGGCGTGATTCAGCCCGGCTACGTGCATGAGTCGAATCCCGAAGCTGTGTCGCTGCATATCGATGTGAACGCCAAGGGGGCCATGTTCGGCAGTCAGATCGCCGCTTCGCGGATGGTGCAACAGGGATACGGGCACATCGTGAACATTGCCTCGCTGGCCGCCTTAGCGCCGGTGCCGGGGATCGCGCTATATACGGCGTCGAAGTTCGCGCTGCGAGGGTTTTCGCTCGCGCTGGCCGAGGAATTGCGGCCGCATGGCGTGGCGGTGACCACCGTTTGCCCCGACGCAGTGCAGACACCGATGCTCGACTTGCAGATCGATTATCGCGAGGCGGCCTTGACCTTTTCCGGTAGTCGGCAGCTAACCGTCGACGAAGTGTGCGACGTGTTGACCGGTCGGGTGCTGAGCCAGCGGCCGCTGGAAGTGACGCTGCCGCGTTATCGAGGCTGGATGGCGAAGCTCACCAGTCTGTGGCCCGGCATTGCGCGGCGCGTGGGATCGCGTCTGGACCGGCAGGGGCTGGCGCGACAGGCGAAGTACAAAGCGCATCGCGACAGTTAA